In Candidatus Hinthialibacter antarcticus, one DNA window encodes the following:
- a CDS encoding transcriptional regulator — translation MARLPKSIRINRLVELLRPNQHYQTAEKLAQELKVTERTFYRDLGALSNLGYSVYHDRGYKLHKTMPPVKASLSPEDLQTLRLLTDTSSLHKLPEVKQRCIILFSKLENIVPVETDETDETMICTGDGLSPDQLKISLKKIEAALSKKSVCQVSYQGLKDNKPLERTIHPYGLTIRAGNWYLVAFDEERNDFRTFRLERIFKLKVEQVTFKRDDRFNLDNYFANSWAVFRGKPTKVKILLKGIAAKIATERNWPKDREIEWQDDNTAILTATVNGTEEIMAWVMSLGSDAELLAPKLLKNQLIKALQRTLAGYEKLG, via the coding sequence ATGGCTAGATTACCAAAAAGTATACGGATTAACCGATTGGTCGAATTACTCCGTCCCAATCAGCATTATCAGACCGCAGAGAAACTCGCGCAAGAACTTAAAGTAACAGAACGTACTTTCTATCGGGATTTAGGCGCACTATCCAATCTGGGCTATTCGGTCTATCACGATAGAGGGTATAAACTTCACAAGACGATGCCGCCCGTTAAGGCCTCGCTCTCACCTGAAGACCTTCAAACGCTGCGTTTGCTTACTGACACGTCCTCATTACACAAATTGCCTGAAGTCAAACAGCGTTGCATCATTTTATTCAGCAAGTTAGAGAATATAGTCCCGGTTGAAACTGACGAGACGGATGAAACGATGATCTGCACCGGTGACGGTCTCTCGCCTGATCAATTGAAAATTTCACTCAAAAAAATTGAAGCGGCCTTATCGAAGAAAAGTGTTTGCCAGGTGTCGTACCAGGGGTTGAAGGACAACAAACCACTCGAGCGCACCATTCATCCTTACGGCTTAACAATTCGCGCGGGCAATTGGTACTTGGTTGCTTTTGACGAAGAGCGCAATGATTTCCGAACATTCCGGTTGGAACGAATTTTCAAATTAAAAGTTGAACAGGTGACCTTCAAACGTGATGACAGATTTAATCTGGATAATTATTTTGCGAACAGTTGGGCCGTGTTTCGAGGCAAGCCAACGAAAGTGAAAATTCTTCTCAAGGGAATCGCCGCCAAAATTGCAACAGAACGTAACTGGCCCAAAGATCGTGAAATTGAATGGCAAGACGATAATACGGCAATTCTCACAGCCACGGTAAACGGGACGGAAGAAATCATGGCTTGGGTGATGAGCCTGGGCAGTGACGCCGAATTGCTTGCCCCAAAATTACTAAAAAACCAGTTGATCAAAGCGCTTCAGCGCACTTTAGCGGGGTATGAGAAATTGGGGTGA